Proteins from a single region of Salipiger sp. H15:
- the pyrC gene encoding dihydroorotase, whose product MKDKLLYNARLIDPEAGTVSEGALLLSGGRIKAVVTSADEIAKLAGQTEAQDLNRAYVAPGIVDLGVKVGEPGERHKESFKTAGLAAAAGGVTTMVTRPDTAPAIDTPEVLEFIRRRANETAPVNVLPMAALTKGREGREMTELGFLLDAGAVAFTDCDRVVTDTKVLSRAMTYARSLGALVIGHPQEPILSKGAAASSGKFASLRGLPSVSPMAERMGLDRDIALVEMTGVRYHADQITTARALPALERAKNNGFDVTAGISMHHLTLNEMDVADYRTFFKVTPPLRSEDDRQAVLEALRGGLIDVIGSFHTPQDEESKRLPFEEAASGAVGLETMLPVLLRLYHAGEVDLPTLFRGLSLNPAKRLGLDCGRLAAGAPADLVIFDADKPFILDRFKLQSKSKNTPFDGARLQGKVLQTLVAGTPVWSA is encoded by the coding sequence ATGAAAGACAAGCTGCTCTACAACGCCCGGCTGATCGACCCCGAGGCCGGAACCGTCTCGGAAGGCGCGCTGCTGCTCTCGGGTGGCCGGATCAAGGCGGTGGTGACCTCGGCCGACGAGATCGCCAAGCTGGCCGGGCAGACCGAGGCGCAGGACCTGAACCGCGCCTACGTGGCGCCGGGCATCGTCGATCTAGGCGTCAAGGTGGGCGAGCCGGGAGAGCGCCACAAGGAAAGCTTCAAGACCGCAGGGCTTGCCGCCGCCGCCGGGGGCGTGACCACCATGGTCACCCGCCCCGACACCGCGCCGGCCATCGACACGCCCGAGGTGCTGGAATTCATCCGCCGCCGCGCCAACGAGACCGCGCCGGTCAACGTGCTGCCCATGGCCGCGCTGACCAAGGGCCGCGAGGGGCGCGAGATGACCGAGCTCGGCTTCCTGCTCGACGCGGGGGCCGTGGCCTTCACCGATTGCGACCGCGTGGTGACCGACACCAAGGTGCTGTCGCGCGCCATGACCTATGCCCGCTCGCTCGGTGCGCTGGTCATCGGCCACCCGCAGGAGCCGATCCTGTCCAAGGGCGCCGCCGCCAGCTCGGGCAAGTTCGCCTCGCTCCGCGGGCTGCCCTCGGTCTCGCCGATGGCCGAGCGCATGGGGCTCGACCGGGACATCGCGCTCGTCGAGATGACCGGCGTGCGCTACCACGCCGACCAGATCACCACCGCCCGCGCGCTTCCGGCGCTGGAGCGGGCGAAGAACAACGGCTTCGACGTGACCGCGGGCATCTCGATGCACCACCTCACGCTCAACGAGATGGACGTGGCCGACTACCGCACCTTCTTCAAGGTGACGCCGCCGCTGCGCTCGGAAGACGACCGGCAGGCGGTGCTGGAGGCGCTGCGCGGCGGGCTGATCGACGTGATCGGTTCGTTCCACACGCCGCAGGACGAGGAATCCAAGCGCCTTCCCTTCGAGGAGGCCGCCTCGGGCGCGGTGGGTCTCGAGACCATGCTGCCGGTGCTGCTGCGGCTCTACCACGCGGGCGAGGTCGACCTGCCCACGCTGTTCCGCGGCCTGTCACTGAACCCCGCCAAGAGGCTCGGCCTCGACTGCGGCCGCCTCGCGGCGGGCGCGCCGGCCGATCTCGTGATCTTCGACGCCGACAAGCCCTTCATCCTCGACCGCTTCAAGCTGCAGTCGAAATCCAAGAACACGCCCTTCGACGGCGCGCGTCTGCAGGGCAAGGTCCTGCAGACGCTCGTCGCCGGCACCCCCGTCTGGAGCGCCTGA
- a CDS encoding aspartate carbamoyltransferase catalytic subunit, protein MTKMHINGSMDGEVRLFHLDLPPEAVERFTTQAGTGEFPLQYALGARRLRPSRIDVVSIRDLGEMSLSSYLAEAYQLGGDAFREMKPRIDALKGHVVILPSPAFDHTSQDLTISSPLRWIGTFNEAGGSGAPARRLRSTSTRGSMDRPGPGGPAPRSRVLTYVLLGLGVLALLLLAAFFRAA, encoded by the coding sequence ATGACCAAGATGCACATCAACGGATCGATGGACGGCGAGGTGCGCCTCTTTCACCTCGACCTGCCCCCCGAGGCGGTCGAGCGGTTCACCACCCAGGCCGGCACCGGGGAGTTCCCGCTGCAATACGCGCTTGGCGCGCGCAGGCTGCGGCCATCGCGGATCGACGTGGTCTCGATCCGCGACCTCGGGGAGATGTCGCTCTCGTCCTACCTTGCCGAGGCCTACCAGCTGGGCGGCGACGCCTTCCGCGAGATGAAGCCGCGCATCGACGCGCTGAAGGGCCACGTGGTGATCCTGCCCAGCCCGGCCTTCGACCACACCTCGCAGGACCTGACGATCTCGAGCCCGCTGCGCTGGATCGGCACCTTCAACGAGGCCGGCGGCTCCGGCGCGCCCGCCCGCCGGCTGCGCAGCACCTCGACGCGCGGCAGCATGGATCGCCCCGGCCCCGGTGGCCCGGCGCCGCGCAGCCGCGTGCTGACCTACGTTCTTCTCGGGCTCGGCGTGCTGGCGCTGCTGCTGCTCGCCGCCTTCTTCCGGGCGGCCTGA
- the plsY gene encoding glycerol-3-phosphate 1-O-acyltransferase PlsY, with the protein MLPEITSSAPVLTLWAVLGYLLGSIPFGLLLTRAMNLGDLRSIGSGNIGATNVLRTGNKAAAAGTLILDGGKGAVAVLLARWLAGEDAAQLAGLAAFLGHCYPVWLKFKGGKGVATFIGLVLALHWPVGLITCATWLAGAAMSRISSVGALVAALLSTVWMVLFGQIEMTALTLVLTALIFWRHRSNIDRIRKGTESKIGQKG; encoded by the coding sequence ATGCTGCCCGAGATCACCTCTTCGGCTCCCGTGCTGACCCTCTGGGCGGTGCTGGGCTACCTGCTCGGCTCGATCCCCTTCGGCCTGCTGCTGACCCGAGCCATGAACCTCGGCGACCTGCGCTCGATCGGCTCGGGCAACATCGGCGCGACCAACGTGCTGCGCACCGGCAACAAGGCCGCGGCGGCGGGCACGCTGATCCTCGACGGCGGCAAGGGCGCGGTGGCGGTGCTGCTGGCGCGCTGGCTGGCGGGCGAGGACGCGGCGCAGCTCGCAGGTCTCGCGGCCTTCCTCGGCCATTGCTACCCGGTCTGGCTGAAGTTCAAGGGCGGCAAGGGCGTCGCGACCTTCATCGGCCTCGTCCTTGCGCTGCACTGGCCGGTCGGGCTGATCACCTGCGCCACCTGGCTTGCCGGGGCGGCCATGTCGCGCATCTCGTCGGTGGGCGCGCTGGTGGCGGCGCTGCTCTCGACGGTCTGGATGGTGCTCTTCGGCCAGATCGAGATGACCGCGCTGACGCTGGTGCTGACCGCGCTGATCTTCTGGCGGCACCGCAGCAACATCGACCGCATCCGCAAGGGCACCGAGTCGAAGATCGGCCAGAAGGGCTGA